One Pectinophora gossypiella chromosome 9, ilPecGoss1.1, whole genome shotgun sequence genomic region harbors:
- the LOC126369580 gene encoding uncharacterized protein LOC126369580, whose product MLASSILCYDCNSAFDPRCGAEFDPFSLGVVNCSLKDPLDHIPDIEPTFCRSIKMEIYGKVRVVRQCGYLPEEKSENSCRRQSGNGDLFVTYCSCDTDLCNSSPKQHGVLGLILMLVILSSF is encoded by the exons ATGCTTG CATCGTCAATCCTCTGCTACGACTGCAACAGTGCTTTCGACCCTCGATGCGGAGCAGAATTTGACCCGTTCAGCTTGGGTGTCGTCAACTGCTCACTGAAAGACCCTTTGGATCACATACCAGATATAGAACCCACTTTTTGTCGATCCATCAAGATGGAAA TATACGGCAAAGTTCGGGTAGTCCGTCAATGCGGATATTTACCAGAAGAGAAATCCGAAAACTCGTGCCGTCGACAATCTGGGAACGGGGATCTGTTTGTCACTTACTGCAGCTGCGATACCGACCTCTGTAACTCTTCTCCTAAGCAGCATGGCGTCTTGGGCCTTATACTTATGTTGGTAATCCTGTCTAGCTTCTAG
- the LOC126369410 gene encoding uncharacterized protein LOC126369410 encodes MKLLRSSLILAVAISLATAEEKVEKDTKAEEKPVEESKKQDKRGLSDFGYGDFGGGEHSFGGGEHSFGGGDLGGYESHGHEEHVKTITVVKKVPVPYPVEKHIPVPVEKHVPVPVKVPVPHPYPVVKTIHFPVKETIKVPEYIPKPYPVTKHVPVPVKVHVDRPVPVKVYEHVPYPVEKHIPVPVKVHVPQPYPVEKHVPFPVKVPVKVHVPYPVEKIIHYPVKVPVDRPVPVHVDKPVPVPVEKPVPYPVEKPVPYPVKVHVDRPVPVHVDKPVPYPVKVPVPAPYPVEKIIPYPVEKKVPVPVKVPVERPYPVHIEKHVPYPVEKHVPYPVKVHVPIIHKEEHHEIPHHEHHESQGHEELSLGGHEGLEGGYEGGYGGHEGGHEEYHH; translated from the exons ATGAAGCTATTG AGGTCTTCCTTGATCTTGGCCGTGGCTATAAGCCTGGCCACGGCAGAGGAGAAAGTGGAGAAGGATACCAAGGCTGAAGAAAAACCAGTAGAAGAAAGCAAAAAACAAGATAAGAGAGGTCTGTCTGATTTCGGCTACGGTGACTTTGGCGGCGGAGAACATAGTTTCGGCGGCGGAGAACATAGTTTCGGTGGCGGCGACCTCGGAGGTTACGAGAGCCACGGCCATGAAGAACATGTGAAGACCATCACTGTTGTCAAGAAAGTGCCCGTTCCGTACCCCGTGGAGAAACACATCCCGGTGCCCGTCGAGAAACATGTGCCAGTGCCCGTCAAAGTCCCCGTGCCGCACCCGTACCCAGTCGTGAAGACCATCCACTTCCCGGTGAAAGAGACCATCAAAGTACCTGAGTACATCCCTAAGCCTTACCCCGTGACCAAACATGTGCCAGTGCCCGTCAAAGTGCACGTCGACAGGCCAGTACCAGTCAAGGTGTACGAGCACGTCCCCTACCCAGTGGAGAAACACATCCCTGTGCCTGTGAAAGTACACGTGCCCCAGCCTTACCCGGTGGAGAAACACGTGCCTTTCCCCGTCAAGGTCCCCGTCAAGGTTCACGTGCCTTACCCAGTTGAGAAAATCATCCACTACCCCGTGAAGGTGCCCGTCGACCGCCCCGTCCCAGTACATGTTGACAAGCCCGTGCCTGTGCCTGTTGAGAAGCCCGTCCCCTACCCGGTAGAGAAGCCCGTGCCGTACCCCGTCAAGGTGCACGTGGACCGTCCCGTGCCCGTCCACGTTGACAAGCCTGTGCCCTACCCCGTCAAGGTGCCTGTGCCAGCTCCCTACCCCGTCGAGAAGATCATCCCCTACCCGGTTGAGAAGAAGGTGCCGGTCCCAGTCAAGGTGCCAGTTGAAAGGCCCTACCCGGTGCACATCGAGAAGCACGTGCCCTACCCCGTTGAGAAGCACGTACCTTACCCTGTGAAGGTACATGTCCCCATCATCCACAAGGAGGAACACCACGAAATTCCCCACCACGAACACCATGAGAGCCAAGGTCACGAAGAACTCAGCCTAGGAGGTCATGAGGGTCTTGAAGGAGGCTACGAGGGAGGCTACGGAGGCCACGAAGGTGGACACGAGGAGTACCACCACTAA